The proteins below come from a single Crossiella sp. CA-258035 genomic window:
- a CDS encoding acyl-CoA dehydrogenase family protein yields the protein MDLQFMAADRDVCEELAPGLRAELAGLSLAEREADDGKAIQLFRASGASNLLVPKAYGGSGGTAVQAMGVMRALGALAPSMAVATMMHHFSVGTLYSMLAAIGTQVNLDPVLPQRIATDRLLLASGFAEGNTDQDILRPTLRAERVEGGYLVNGVKKPCSLSRSMDLLSASVAVPTGDGEADFGLILLPAMTPGLSVHPFWSTFALAGAESHEVRLTDVFLTEDQLVRTTPELAGRMLELQILGLTWFQLSVCSVYSGLAGALVERVLHRGRGSAADRAALVIRHQSAALLTEGLARRIDAGDTGVDTLTAALVTRHTVQELVTSTASAAAELLGGMAFIAAGEIGYLLAAAHAVAFHPPGRAGTTQTVLGHLSSARDAT from the coding sequence ATGGATCTACAGTTCATGGCCGCCGACCGGGACGTCTGCGAGGAGCTGGCCCCCGGCCTGCGCGCGGAGCTCGCCGGGCTGAGCCTGGCCGAACGGGAGGCCGACGACGGCAAGGCCATCCAGCTCTTCCGCGCCAGCGGGGCCTCGAACCTGCTGGTGCCCAAGGCATACGGCGGCAGCGGCGGCACCGCGGTGCAGGCGATGGGCGTGATGCGGGCCCTCGGCGCGCTGGCCCCGTCGATGGCGGTGGCCACCATGATGCACCACTTCTCCGTCGGCACCCTGTACTCGATGCTGGCCGCGATCGGCACCCAGGTGAACCTGGATCCCGTGCTGCCGCAACGGATCGCCACCGATCGGCTGCTGCTGGCCTCCGGGTTCGCCGAGGGCAACACCGACCAGGACATCCTGCGCCCCACCCTGCGCGCCGAGCGGGTCGAGGGCGGCTACCTGGTCAACGGGGTGAAGAAACCGTGCAGCCTGTCCCGCTCGATGGACCTGCTCTCCGCCAGCGTGGCCGTGCCCACCGGCGACGGGGAGGCCGACTTCGGGCTGATCCTGTTGCCCGCCATGACCCCCGGGCTGTCCGTGCACCCGTTCTGGTCCACCTTCGCCCTGGCCGGGGCGGAGAGCCACGAGGTCCGGCTCACCGACGTCTTCCTCACCGAGGACCAGCTGGTGCGCACCACCCCGGAGCTGGCCGGGCGGATGCTGGAGCTGCAGATCCTCGGCCTGACCTGGTTCCAGCTCAGCGTCTGCTCCGTCTACAGTGGACTCGCCGGGGCGCTGGTCGAGCGGGTGCTGCACCGGGGCCGGGGCAGCGCGGCCGACCGGGCCGCGCTGGTCATCCGGCACCAGAGCGCCGCGCTGCTCACCGAGGGCCTGGCCCGCCGGATCGACGCCGGGGACACCGGGGTGGACACCCTGACCGCGGCCCTGGTCACCAGGCACACCGTGCAGGAGCTGGTCACCTCCACCGCCTCCGCCGCCGCCGAACTGCTGGGCGGCATGGCCTTCATCGCCGCCGGCGAGATCGGCTACCTGCTGGCCGCCGCGCACGCGGTCGCCTTCCACCCGCCCGGCCGGGCGGGCACCACGCAGACCGTGCTCGGCCACCTCAGCTCGGCCAGGGACGCGACATGA
- a CDS encoding aldehyde dehydrogenase: MSPGVPVPTYLSYVAGKEIDSDRYVYTVGARSILTDLFGSLTLKRRLEQGQLDPAAVADRVVGRCALADEDTMAAAVAAAAEAAPVWGATPLAVRVELALALRQRILAGHKDLVDVLIAEGNPRPLAEWQVAGMLSVASEETVGWLAGQLEQEFRHGDRRLLLRRRPDGVVCVNPPQNAPATSALFGATALMAGNTVVVRAPRSAPFGVMHVLREYVVPALAEIGAPPGVLNMFCGRPGPALRSWLADPLVDDIFYTGGVERGLELERDCVAAGKKPILELAGNDCVVIWRDADLDLAVEALTECFYGSGQICMVPNQAVVHPAIAEQLIAKLHTAVTALRPGYPDEPDVLLSPVLRAERFGTVVEDALARGATLICGGGRLEVDGEPSETGPFLAPTVLRVDGLDTCRELTAVREETFFPLLPVVVPGEAPDEELLAAVLAFVDSNRYGLRNSLWAKDELVIEEFLAKVGNGGLLKVNDSHIGFLPYLPTHGGTGLTGGAFGEANYLVLRTTHLQGVSIAENVRPSAAVFEAYTRITEPGA, encoded by the coding sequence ATGAGCCCAGGGGTTCCGGTGCCGACCTACCTGTCCTACGTGGCGGGGAAGGAGATCGACTCCGACCGTTACGTCTACACCGTGGGCGCGCGGTCGATCCTCACCGACCTGTTCGGCAGCCTGACCCTCAAACGGCGGCTGGAACAGGGCCAGCTCGACCCGGCCGCCGTGGCCGACCGGGTGGTCGGCCGGTGCGCGCTGGCCGATGAGGACACCATGGCCGCCGCGGTGGCCGCCGCGGCCGAGGCCGCACCCGTGTGGGGCGCGACGCCGCTGGCGGTCCGGGTCGAGCTGGCCCTGGCGCTGCGGCAGCGGATCCTGGCCGGGCACAAGGACCTCGTGGACGTGCTCATCGCCGAGGGCAACCCGCGGCCGCTGGCCGAGTGGCAGGTGGCCGGGATGCTGTCGGTGGCCAGCGAGGAGACCGTGGGCTGGCTGGCCGGGCAGCTGGAACAGGAGTTCCGGCACGGCGACCGGCGACTGCTGCTGCGACGGCGGCCGGACGGGGTGGTCTGCGTCAACCCGCCGCAGAACGCGCCGGCCACCAGCGCCCTGTTCGGGGCCACCGCGCTGATGGCGGGCAACACCGTGGTGGTGCGGGCCCCGCGCAGCGCGCCCTTCGGCGTGATGCACGTGCTGCGCGAGTACGTGGTGCCCGCGCTGGCCGAGATCGGCGCGCCGCCCGGGGTGCTCAACATGTTCTGCGGCAGACCGGGGCCGGCGCTGCGGAGCTGGCTGGCCGACCCGCTGGTGGACGACATCTTCTACACCGGCGGCGTGGAACGCGGACTCGAGCTGGAACGGGACTGCGTGGCCGCCGGGAAGAAACCGATCCTGGAACTGGCCGGCAACGACTGCGTGGTGATCTGGCGGGACGCCGACCTGGACCTCGCGGTGGAGGCGCTCACCGAGTGCTTCTACGGCTCCGGCCAGATCTGCATGGTGCCCAACCAGGCGGTGGTGCACCCCGCCATCGCCGAGCAGCTGATCGCCAAGCTGCACACCGCGGTCACCGCGCTGCGCCCCGGCTACCCGGACGAGCCGGACGTGCTGCTCTCCCCGGTGCTGCGCGCCGAACGCTTCGGCACCGTGGTCGAGGACGCCCTGGCCCGCGGCGCCACGCTCATCTGCGGCGGCGGGCGGCTGGAGGTCGACGGCGAACCGTCGGAGACCGGGCCGTTCCTGGCCCCCACCGTGCTGCGGGTGGACGGCCTGGACACCTGCCGGGAGCTGACCGCGGTCCGCGAGGAGACCTTCTTCCCGTTGCTGCCCGTGGTCGTGCCCGGCGAAGCCCCCGACGAGGAGCTGCTGGCCGCGGTACTGGCCTTTGTGGACAGCAACCGCTACGGCCTGCGCAACTCGTTGTGGGCCAAGGACGAGCTGGTCATCGAGGAGTTCCTGGCCAAGGTCGGCAACGGCGGCCTGCTCAAGGTCAACGACTCGCACATCGGCTTCCTCCCCTACCTGCCAACACATGGCGGCACCGGGCTCACCGGCGGCGCCTTCGGCGAGGCCAACTACCTGGTGCTGCGCACCACCCACCTGCAGGGCGTGTCGATCGCGGAGAACGTGCGGCCCAGCGCCGCGGTCTTCGAGGCCTACACCCGCATCACCGAACCAGGAGCGTGA
- a CDS encoding trypsin-like serine protease codes for MRARNFIAGLLAGSAVLLGLAAPAQAGVTIVNGEFTASAPWSARLYQDGKDGYCTATVIAAQWILTAEHCVGGNHRWGFRIGNVEHAKGQYVDVAPGGLTVHTNADLALLKLAKPVRAPAVKLGALADVAVGNTVTIHGWGQTEQGQQSPRLKNAKLKVTDVSAQDYKGGRAVNGERINGVCGTGDSGGPMFAPNGNQVGVLSTGNDTSCQYTHVGAYRDWIRGIAGV; via the coding sequence GTGCGCGCGAGGAACTTCATCGCCGGTCTGCTGGCCGGTTCGGCCGTGCTGCTCGGACTGGCGGCCCCGGCCCAGGCTGGCGTGACCATCGTCAACGGCGAGTTCACCGCCTCGGCGCCGTGGAGCGCCCGGCTCTACCAGGACGGCAAGGACGGCTACTGCACCGCCACCGTCATCGCCGCGCAGTGGATCCTCACCGCCGAGCACTGCGTGGGCGGCAACCACCGCTGGGGCTTCCGGATCGGCAACGTCGAGCACGCCAAGGGCCAGTACGTGGACGTGGCCCCCGGCGGCCTGACCGTGCACACCAACGCCGACCTGGCGCTGCTGAAGCTGGCCAAGCCGGTGCGCGCGCCCGCGGTGAAGCTGGGCGCCCTGGCCGATGTCGCGGTGGGCAACACGGTCACCATCCACGGCTGGGGCCAGACCGAGCAGGGTCAGCAGTCGCCTCGGTTGAAGAACGCCAAGCTGAAGGTCACCGATGTGTCCGCGCAGGACTACAAGGGCGGCCGGGCGGTCAACGGCGAGCGGATCAACGGCGTGTGCGGCACCGGCGACTCCGGCGGGCCGATGTTCGCCCCCAACGGAAACCAGGTCGGCGTGCTTTCCACCGGCAACGACACCAGCTGCCAGTACACCCACGTCGGCGCCTACCGGGACTGGATCCGCGGTATCGCGGGGGTGTGA